Proteins found in one Vallitalea guaymasensis genomic segment:
- a CDS encoding FecCD family ABC transporter permease: protein MNIKKNSTMTSYKNVAFLVVILLIIVSCISLLVGRYDISISDIIKIFSAKINNSSLPDKLEISSYIIWDIRIPRIILAGMVGACIAIAGTCMQGLLQNPLVSPDVLGVSSGAGFGAALGIILTSNNLITIQILSFAFGITSMALVFLFSKGRKDQSILSIILSGIIVSSVFTSLISITKYVADAEEKLPAITFWLMGSFSNASYDQIKIIILPVMIGIVGLTILRWKINILSLGDDEAFTMGINPKRLRWIIIILCTVMVSSTVTVAGIIGWIGLVIPHICRKIIGYNHGYLVPLSGLTGAAFLIIVDCLARNISSSEIPIGILTALIGAPIFAFLFMYKRGEI from the coding sequence ATGAATATAAAAAAAAATAGTACTATGACATCTTATAAAAATGTAGCTTTTCTAGTAGTAATATTATTGATTATAGTGAGTTGTATATCTTTGTTAGTAGGTCGTTATGACATATCAATAAGTGATATCATTAAAATATTCAGTGCCAAGATTAATAACTCCAGTTTACCTGATAAGTTAGAAATTTCTTCTTACATAATATGGGATATAAGGATACCACGAATTATTTTAGCTGGAATGGTAGGGGCTTGTATTGCTATAGCAGGTACCTGTATGCAAGGATTATTACAAAACCCCCTTGTCAGTCCTGATGTTCTTGGAGTTTCTTCAGGAGCTGGATTCGGTGCGGCGCTTGGAATTATATTGACCTCCAATAATTTAATCACTATACAGATTTTATCATTTGCATTTGGAATTACCAGTATGGCTTTAGTTTTTCTGTTTTCAAAAGGTAGAAAAGATCAATCTATTCTATCAATCATATTAAGTGGGATTATAGTATCTTCTGTATTTACATCCTTGATATCAATAACAAAATATGTTGCTGATGCAGAAGAGAAATTGCCAGCTATAACTTTTTGGCTTATGGGAAGTTTTTCTAATGCTTCTTATGACCAGATTAAAATTATCATATTACCTGTGATGATTGGAATCGTAGGGTTAACAATACTTAGATGGAAGATTAATATATTGTCTTTAGGTGATGATGAAGCATTTACAATGGGGATTAATCCTAAGAGGCTTAGGTGGATTATTATCATATTATGTACTGTCATGGTTTCTTCAACTGTTACAGTAGCAGGAATTATTGGATGGATAGGTTTAGTAATTCCTCATATATGCAGAAAGATAATTGGATATAATCACGGATATTTGGTTCCATTATCAGGTTTAACAGGAGCAGCTTTTTTAATAATAGTTGATTGTTTAGCAAGAAATATCAGTTCTTCAGAAATACCTATTGGTATATTGACAGCTTTAATAGGTGCTCCAATTTTTGCTTTTTTATTTATGTACAAGAGAGGTGAGATATAA
- a CDS encoding ABC transporter ATP-binding protein, with protein sequence MLLKLKNCYYSYKPNVPILKDISFTLDEGEILAIMGCNGIGKTTLLKCIAGILKWDKGTCIFNGQNTIDADRIKDIGYVPQARKLPFSYLVKDLVVFGRNGTHNYFQSPKKEDYDIVDDILNELGIYHIRNSYCNELSGGQLQMVFIAKALSSFPKLLILDEPESHLDFYNQFKVLHTISKLAKKQGISTIINSHYPNNVMKIANKCLVLSKDKYTCGDISSIMTEKTMKEYFYVNSKLIDLHYNNKNVPSFVFLGT encoded by the coding sequence ATGCTGTTAAAACTAAAGAATTGCTATTATTCTTATAAACCTAATGTTCCTATACTAAAAGATATCAGTTTTACTTTGGATGAAGGAGAAATTCTTGCAATAATGGGTTGTAATGGAATAGGTAAGACTACCTTGTTGAAATGTATTGCTGGAATTTTGAAATGGGATAAAGGAACTTGTATATTCAATGGACAAAATACTATTGATGCTGACCGTATAAAAGACATTGGTTATGTACCTCAAGCAAGGAAATTACCATTTTCTTATTTAGTAAAAGATTTGGTTGTATTTGGGAGAAATGGAACCCACAATTATTTTCAATCACCAAAAAAAGAGGATTACGATATAGTAGATGACATTCTAAATGAATTAGGTATCTATCATATAAGAAATTCCTATTGCAATGAATTGAGCGGTGGGCAACTGCAGATGGTGTTCATAGCCAAGGCTTTGTCCTCATTTCCAAAGTTATTGATATTAGATGAACCAGAATCACATTTAGATTTTTATAATCAATTCAAAGTATTGCACACAATAAGTAAATTAGCTAAGAAGCAGGGTATAAGTACAATAATTAATTCACATTATCCTAACAATGTAATGAAGATTGCAAATAAGTGCTTAGTTTTAAGTAAGGATAAATATACTTGCGGAGATATCAGTAGTATAATGACAGAAAAAACAATGAAAGAATATTTTTATGTTAATTCTAAACTCATTGACTTGCATTATAATAATAAAAATGTACCATCATTTGTATTTTTAGGTACTTGA
- a CDS encoding alpha/beta fold hydrolase, with the protein MKKKILILVSVIVLIIILIPILTGNLEKETLNQQTRARLEGSFIELSNGYTHYELKGPEDGKTIILVHGNAAPYFTWDNNIDALADAGFRVLRYDVYGHGYSDRPKLRKYDRELYDEQLVELKEKLNITGPVYMIGTSQGGCITTYFAASHPEEVEKVALLSPLFDTFPGKNRVNLLKTRFIGEYMMNVSGDKMLTDPSKVLYSDEKKQELTDKLKKQISFKGKKRAVLANMRGNAIDDATIYYEKLGEQEIPILLTWGENDKKNTKESMEKLQQLIPKIQYHEIEKASHLAHYEFPEVINKLLIDYLNQ; encoded by the coding sequence ATGAAAAAGAAAATCCTAATCTTAGTAAGTGTAATCGTATTAATTATTATTCTAATACCTATTTTGACAGGTAACTTAGAAAAAGAAACATTGAATCAACAAACAAGGGCTAGATTAGAAGGAAGTTTTATTGAGCTATCAAATGGATATACTCATTATGAATTGAAAGGACCTGAGGACGGTAAAACCATTATCTTAGTACATGGTAATGCTGCACCATATTTTACATGGGATAACAATATAGATGCACTAGCTGATGCTGGATTCAGAGTTCTTAGATATGATGTGTATGGTCATGGATATTCTGATAGACCTAAGCTAAGGAAATACGATAGAGAATTATACGATGAACAGCTGGTTGAACTAAAAGAGAAATTAAACATAACAGGACCTGTTTATATGATTGGTACATCTCAAGGGGGCTGCATAACTACTTATTTTGCAGCATCACACCCTGAAGAGGTAGAGAAGGTAGCTTTACTTTCACCGCTTTTTGATACTTTTCCTGGCAAAAACAGAGTAAATCTGCTGAAAACTAGATTTATAGGTGAATATATGATGAATGTAAGTGGAGATAAAATGTTGACAGACCCTTCAAAGGTATTATATTCAGATGAGAAAAAACAAGAACTTACTGATAAATTAAAGAAACAGATTAGTTTTAAAGGGAAAAAAAGAGCAGTTTTAGCTAATATGAGAGGTAATGCTATAGATGATGCTACTATCTACTATGAAAAACTAGGAGAACAAGAGATACCTATTCTGTTGACTTGGGGAGAAAACGATAAGAAAAACACAAAAGAATCCATGGAAAAATTACAGCAGTTAATTCCAAAAATACAATACCATGAGATAGAGAAAGCGTCTCATTTAGCACATTATGAATTTCCAGAGGTAATCAATAAACTGTTAATTGATTATCTGAATCAATAA
- a CDS encoding TetR/AcrR family transcriptional regulator: MAKFQRKTRQERETEIKEAALDVFVNKGYRNTTMEDIIAGTTLSKGGVYRYFSSPKEIMIAIMRDGNDVDNKFFREIRQEINSKEDICNLLADRSLDKILSTSPQKKLYLMFIYEILYDKKLENIFLGFEKQTFIQLENLFGDKISFFKDKNQEMNRLFMSRLINALLFVHALFSDKQILESNKDYLHKIFFDFYNEYL; encoded by the coding sequence ATGGCAAAATTCCAAAGAAAAACTCGGCAAGAAAGAGAGACAGAAATAAAAGAAGCAGCACTGGATGTATTTGTTAACAAAGGCTATCGTAATACAACCATGGAAGATATTATTGCTGGAACAACCCTTTCAAAAGGTGGAGTATATAGATATTTTTCTAGTCCTAAAGAAATAATGATTGCTATTATGCGAGATGGTAACGATGTCGATAATAAATTCTTTAGAGAAATTCGCCAAGAAATTAACAGCAAAGAGGACATTTGTAATTTATTAGCTGATAGATCTTTAGATAAAATATTAAGTACATCCCCACAAAAAAAATTATATCTAATGTTTATATATGAAATATTATACGATAAAAAACTAGAGAATATATTTTTAGGATTTGAAAAACAGACTTTTATACAACTGGAAAATTTATTTGGTGATAAAATATCTTTTTTCAAGGATAAAAATCAAGAAATGAATAGACTCTTTATGAGTAGATTGATAAATGCTTTGTTATTTGTGCATGCTCTTTTTTCTGATAAACAAATTTTAGAAAGTAATAAGGATTATCTTCATAAAATATTCTTTGATTTTTATAATGAGTATTTATAA
- a CDS encoding MATE family efflux transporter, with amino-acid sequence MSENRKALLELNMGKLFMKLAVPGIIGMLAVGLYNMVDAIFVGQFVSGAGVGAITMAYNVVLVNQAILTLFATGAMSLLSRAIGEKDEETIDKLFGNVFIGVAILSVILTLVVYNFATPILHFLGARDDILVLGEKYIKIISLGFIVAGIGPALNMLIRGEGKMKSAMTIVFVGMVINIILDPIFIKVFDMGIEGAAIATVISQIIYLIGDLIYFKSGRSVIKLRKKSFRLSMDIMPKILSVGFSGMLMQFMSAIQLAILLRLMSSYGGNDSIIVLSSAQRIMMFAFIPMWGIGQGLQPVLGANYGAKQYARVKEAFSSFTKIATGISGVLWLLFMLLPKFILSWFITDQALVSSGANSFRMFLSVFVLYGFMITAITFFQALGKAGKAALIVMGRQVLFFIPISLILPLFMKETGVWLSLPIGDFLTISLAGIFTIGEFGILNRQIKGYKTELAK; translated from the coding sequence ATGAGCGAAAACAGAAAAGCATTATTGGAACTTAACATGGGCAAGTTATTCATGAAACTTGCTGTACCAGGTATTATTGGAATGTTAGCCGTAGGATTATACAATATGGTGGATGCAATATTTGTAGGACAGTTTGTAAGTGGGGCAGGAGTTGGAGCAATAACTATGGCTTATAATGTTGTATTAGTTAACCAAGCTATACTTACTTTATTTGCAACAGGAGCAATGTCCCTTTTATCAAGAGCAATCGGAGAAAAAGATGAAGAAACTATTGATAAACTATTTGGAAATGTTTTTATAGGTGTAGCCATATTATCAGTAATACTAACTCTTGTAGTCTATAATTTTGCAACCCCCATACTGCATTTTTTGGGTGCTAGAGATGATATCTTGGTTTTAGGTGAAAAATACATAAAAATAATTTCTTTAGGATTCATAGTTGCTGGTATAGGACCAGCTCTCAATATGCTTATCCGTGGTGAGGGTAAGATGAAATCTGCAATGACAATAGTTTTTGTTGGTATGGTTATCAATATTATCTTGGACCCTATTTTTATTAAGGTATTTGATATGGGAATAGAGGGTGCTGCAATAGCCACAGTTATCAGTCAAATCATATATTTGATAGGTGATTTAATTTACTTCAAATCTGGAAGAAGCGTCATTAAGCTAAGGAAAAAAAGTTTTAGGCTTTCCATGGATATTATGCCTAAGATATTAAGTGTCGGTTTTTCAGGAATGTTAATGCAATTTATGTCCGCAATACAATTAGCTATATTACTTAGGTTAATGTCATCATATGGGGGTAATGATAGTATTATTGTCCTTAGTTCAGCTCAAAGAATAATGATGTTTGCTTTTATACCAATGTGGGGGATAGGTCAAGGATTACAGCCGGTACTGGGAGCCAACTATGGTGCTAAACAATATGCAAGGGTAAAAGAAGCATTTTCATCATTTACAAAGATAGCTACTGGAATATCAGGTGTATTATGGTTATTATTCATGTTATTACCAAAGTTCATACTAAGCTGGTTTATTACAGACCAAGCTTTGGTATCATCTGGTGCCAATAGCTTTAGAATGTTTTTAAGTGTATTTGTACTATACGGATTCATGATTACAGCTATCACATTTTTCCAAGCACTTGGTAAAGCAGGTAAAGCTGCATTGATAGTTATGGGAAGACAAGTACTGTTCTTCATCCCAATATCACTGATTTTACCATTATTCATGAAAGAAACTGGTGTATGGTTATCATTGCCTATTGGTGACTTTTTGACTATTAGTTTAGCTGGTATTTTCACTATAGGAGAATTTGGAATTCTAAATCGTCAGATAAAAGGGTATAAGACAGAATTAGCTAAATAA
- a CDS encoding LacI family DNA-binding transcriptional regulator, which yields MAITSEQIAKLANVSRGTVDRALHNRGGVSPEVSARIKKIAAELGYTPNTAASALARTKKRTTVGIIIPANQNYFFDNMKSGLLLAQEEFSNYGIQLEIFQTYGLDEYNQLKYIEELEKKGMNGLLISPVNTEKIKNKIIQLTENKIPVITLNSDIEKSKRLCYVGHDYYQSGKTAEGMMALINNRKFKLAIITGSTKSLSQSQRVEGFINNAKKRSHDFDIVEICENNDDDIDSYLQTLRILKEYKDLNALYITGSGIYGVVKALKELKLERKICVITFGDLPRTLEYVIEDTIDATICQNVFDQGYVSAKLMFNYIIKNEYPNKDKYYTKIDIRIKENILPNY from the coding sequence ATGGCAATTACTTCGGAACAAATAGCTAAACTTGCCAATGTATCTAGAGGAACGGTTGATAGAGCACTTCATAATAGAGGTGGCGTTAGTCCAGAAGTTAGTGCAAGAATTAAAAAAATAGCTGCAGAGCTTGGGTATACACCAAATACAGCTGCATCAGCATTAGCTAGAACAAAAAAACGAACTACTGTAGGTATTATAATACCTGCAAATCAAAATTATTTTTTTGATAATATGAAATCAGGTTTGTTATTGGCTCAAGAAGAATTCAGCAATTATGGTATTCAATTGGAGATTTTTCAAACCTATGGACTTGACGAATATAACCAACTAAAATATATAGAGGAATTAGAAAAAAAAGGTATGAATGGATTATTGATATCTCCAGTTAATACAGAAAAAATAAAAAATAAGATAATCCAATTGACTGAAAACAAAATTCCTGTTATTACACTTAATTCTGATATTGAAAAATCTAAACGCCTATGCTATGTTGGTCACGATTATTATCAAAGTGGGAAAACAGCTGAAGGCATGATGGCACTCATTAATAATAGAAAGTTCAAATTAGCAATTATTACTGGTTCTACCAAATCACTAAGCCAAAGTCAGCGTGTAGAAGGATTTATAAATAATGCCAAAAAAAGAAGTCACGATTTTGATATAGTTGAGATTTGTGAAAATAATGACGACGATATAGATTCTTATTTACAGACACTTAGAATACTCAAGGAGTATAAAGATCTTAATGCCCTTTACATAACAGGTAGTGGTATTTATGGAGTAGTTAAAGCATTGAAAGAATTAAAGTTAGAAAGAAAGATATGTGTAATAACTTTTGGTGATTTGCCAAGAACCCTTGAATATGTCATTGAAGATACTATTGATGCTACTATATGCCAGAATGTCTTTGATCAAGGTTATGTGTCTGCAAAACTTATGTTCAATTATATTATTAAAAATGAATATCCTAACAAAGATAAATATTACACTAAGATAGATATAAGAATAAAAGAAAATATTCTACCAAACTACTGA
- a CDS encoding autoinducer 2 ABC transporter substrate-binding protein, with amino-acid sequence MKKSFKVLCLIVSMMLMVSILGACSKNETSKNDTNASKSEENKDNKSKDTTTSKKEKFKIVMVAKHEGIPWFDDMRLGVNDFGEKYADLVEAKQIAPEGGDPAKQVQMVEDLIAQGVDAIIVVPNDPQSMKPVLQKAKDKGIITISHEATNLTDVVDYDIEAFKNEDFGRLMFENLATAMEGKGKFVAMVGGLTMQTHMEWYNAGMEYLAENYPEMEAVSDQPYEDKNDDTIARDKALEILKAYPDIKGFVGTSVSSGSNFAAVLKEKNRKDVAVVSLGIPSVSSAYINEGYMNHAQCWRPADVGYASCAAALKILQGDTIDNDTNLEAPGYENIVIDEEKKIIYGDAPMILKEGQYEDGNYPF; translated from the coding sequence ATGAAAAAAAGCTTTAAAGTTTTATGTTTGATAGTTAGTATGATGTTAATGGTAAGTATATTGGGGGCTTGCTCTAAGAATGAAACTTCAAAAAATGATACTAATGCTAGTAAATCAGAAGAAAACAAAGACAATAAGTCAAAAGACACTACTACTAGTAAAAAAGAGAAATTTAAAATTGTAATGGTTGCTAAACATGAAGGAATTCCATGGTTTGATGATATGCGATTAGGCGTTAATGATTTTGGTGAAAAATATGCTGATTTGGTTGAGGCTAAACAAATTGCCCCTGAAGGTGGCGACCCAGCTAAACAAGTTCAAATGGTTGAAGATCTTATTGCTCAAGGAGTAGATGCTATTATAGTAGTTCCAAATGACCCTCAATCAATGAAACCGGTACTTCAAAAAGCTAAGGATAAAGGAATTATCACTATTAGCCATGAAGCTACTAATTTAACAGATGTTGTAGATTATGATATTGAAGCTTTCAAAAATGAAGATTTCGGTAGACTTATGTTTGAAAATCTTGCAACAGCAATGGAAGGTAAAGGAAAATTTGTGGCAATGGTTGGAGGATTAACAATGCAAACACATATGGAATGGTATAATGCAGGAATGGAATATCTTGCAGAAAACTATCCAGAGATGGAAGCAGTATCTGATCAACCTTATGAAGACAAAAATGATGATACAATAGCAAGAGATAAGGCATTAGAAATATTAAAAGCTTATCCAGATATAAAAGGCTTTGTTGGAACATCAGTTTCATCTGGAAGTAATTTTGCTGCAGTATTAAAAGAAAAAAATAGAAAAGATGTAGCTGTAGTCAGTTTAGGTATACCATCAGTTTCATCCGCTTACATAAATGAAGGTTATATGAATCATGCACAATGTTGGAGACCAGCAGATGTAGGTTATGCTAGTTGCGCTGCTGCATTAAAAATTCTTCAAGGTGATACAATAGATAATGATACTAATTTAGAGGCACCTGGATATGAAAATATAGTAATTGATGAAGAAAAGAAAATAATTTATGGTGATGCTCCTATGATTCTTAAAGAAGGTCAATATGAGGATGGAAATTATCCTTTCTAA
- a CDS encoding sugar ABC transporter ATP-binding protein produces the protein MSKPILIAKNIYKSFGGIKALKGVDLNINEGEIRCIAGENGCGKSTIVKIASGVYKADSGTIQINGHMYEELNPITSINEGIQVIYQDLSLFNHMSVAENIAFNKQIYEKKHYMNWKEVKKLVSKQLEQIGVDLDLDAPVGSLSIANRQLTAISRALMLNAKILFMDEPTTALTKTEVDRLLSIVVELKKKGLGIVFISHKLNEVFEVADQITILRDGIKVGDFATNELNEKSLSFYMTGREVEYPKYIRNVKENKQLLEVKELTKKDNYENINFTLNKGDILGITGLLGSGRTELALSLFGLNKPDEGKILIDKKEVVIKKPENAVEYGIALLPEDRHTQGLFLNQSIKENVSSTILDSLKSSFGFINKSKNTKYATDVVYGMNVNTKNINLLSKNLSGGNQQKIVIGKWVVREPKIFILDSPTVGIDIGSKAEIYKKIHDYANQGMGVILISDEIEEILANANKLLVMYNGHIIKSYNEEEMQDPNIKTILINQINNPVNMEV, from the coding sequence GTGTCAAAACCAATACTAATTGCGAAAAATATATACAAGTCATTTGGAGGGATAAAAGCTCTAAAAGGTGTTGATTTAAACATTAACGAAGGAGAAATTAGGTGTATAGCAGGTGAGAATGGATGCGGCAAATCTACAATCGTTAAAATAGCAAGTGGTGTTTATAAAGCGGACTCTGGTACAATTCAAATTAACGGGCACATGTATGAAGAATTGAATCCTATTACAAGTATCAATGAAGGTATACAAGTCATATATCAAGATTTATCATTATTTAATCATATGAGTGTAGCAGAAAATATAGCTTTTAATAAGCAAATCTATGAAAAAAAGCATTATATGAATTGGAAAGAAGTCAAAAAATTAGTTTCTAAGCAATTAGAACAGATTGGTGTTGATCTGGACCTGGATGCACCTGTTGGTAGTTTATCTATTGCTAACCGTCAATTGACAGCTATTTCTAGAGCACTTATGTTAAATGCAAAAATTTTATTCATGGATGAACCAACTACAGCCTTAACGAAAACGGAAGTGGATCGCTTATTATCTATTGTTGTTGAACTGAAGAAAAAAGGGCTAGGTATTGTTTTTATTAGTCATAAGCTTAACGAAGTATTTGAAGTAGCAGACCAAATTACAATATTAAGAGACGGAATAAAAGTAGGAGATTTTGCAACAAATGAACTAAATGAGAAGAGTTTAAGTTTTTACATGACTGGTAGAGAAGTAGAATACCCTAAATATATAAGAAATGTAAAAGAAAACAAGCAATTACTGGAAGTAAAAGAATTGACTAAAAAAGATAACTACGAGAATATTAATTTCACCCTTAATAAAGGTGATATACTAGGAATTACCGGGTTATTAGGTTCAGGTAGAACAGAACTCGCTTTATCATTATTTGGTTTAAACAAACCTGATGAAGGCAAAATATTAATAGATAAAAAAGAAGTTGTAATTAAGAAACCAGAAAATGCAGTTGAATATGGTATTGCCTTATTGCCTGAAGATAGACATACCCAAGGATTATTCCTGAATCAAAGTATCAAAGAAAATGTAAGTTCAACAATATTAGATAGTCTGAAATCAAGTTTTGGATTCATCAATAAGAGTAAAAATACCAAATATGCAACAGATGTAGTGTATGGCATGAATGTTAATACAAAAAATATAAACTTATTATCCAAAAATCTATCAGGAGGAAACCAACAAAAAATTGTTATTGGAAAATGGGTAGTCAGAGAACCTAAAATTTTTATATTGGATTCTCCAACAGTTGGAATAGATATTGGTTCAAAAGCTGAAATATATAAAAAGATTCATGATTATGCTAATCAAGGTATGGGAGTTATCCTAATATCAGATGAAATAGAAGAAATTTTAGCAAATGCAAATAAATTATTGGTTATGTATAATGGTCATATTATTAAATCATATAACGAAGAAGAAATGCAAGATCCTAATATAAAAACAATACTTATAAATCAAATAAATAACCCAGTTAATATGGAGGTCTAA
- a CDS encoding ABC transporter permease, producing MDSTKQGNIKMNKRKLTDMEKYLLIIMIGYIILVSFVNPMFLSFETLFDMFRSGSGTMILALGVMIVIISGGIDVSFTSIAIIGAYCAINLMLKFNINNIYFAFLVSGSIGIFLGSINAIIIYFFKLPTLIVTLGTSSVFYGFMTTFIGTKSIPLAQMPSSLVDFGSKNILTLSSEHGNYGLSVFIIIIVILLFITWFIMQKTMLGRKIIAIGNNEEFAKRIGVNILQTKLFIYCYMGLLSGIMGIIYFSDLKIVNPVTLVGSELMIIAAVVIGGVKLTGGHGTILGTVLGVLLIQLFKSTLVFLGLSTSWNDLFIGCILIFSVCIISYKEKLRNQKELRFSNQ from the coding sequence ATGGATAGTACAAAACAGGGTAATATAAAAATGAATAAGAGAAAATTGACGGATATGGAAAAATACTTACTTATTATTATGATTGGATATATCATATTAGTAAGTTTTGTCAATCCTATGTTTTTAAGTTTTGAAACATTATTTGATATGTTCAGAAGTGGTTCTGGAACTATGATATTAGCACTTGGAGTAATGATTGTGATTATATCTGGAGGGATTGATGTTTCATTTACTTCTATTGCAATCATTGGAGCATATTGTGCTATTAATTTAATGTTAAAATTCAATATTAACAATATTTATTTTGCATTCTTAGTATCAGGAAGTATAGGGATATTTTTAGGTTCTATTAATGCAATTATCATCTATTTTTTCAAATTGCCAACATTAATTGTAACTCTAGGTACATCAAGTGTATTCTATGGGTTTATGACAACATTTATTGGAACAAAATCTATTCCTCTAGCTCAAATGCCAAGTAGTCTTGTTGATTTTGGGTCTAAAAATATATTGACTCTATCAAGTGAACATGGTAATTATGGTTTATCAGTATTTATTATCATTATTGTGATCTTATTATTCATAACATGGTTCATAATGCAAAAAACAATGCTTGGAAGAAAAATAATTGCTATTGGAAATAATGAAGAGTTTGCGAAACGTATTGGTGTAAATATATTACAGACAAAATTGTTCATTTATTGTTATATGGGGCTGTTGTCAGGCATAATGGGAATTATTTACTTCAGTGATTTAAAAATAGTAAATCCCGTAACTTTAGTTGGTTCAGAACTCATGATTATTGCAGCAGTTGTTATTGGTGGTGTTAAATTAACAGGTGGACACGGTACCATATTAGGTACGGTACTTGGAGTATTATTAATTCAACTATTCAAAAGTACTTTGGTTTTCCTAGGTTTATCAACATCGTGGAACGATTTATTTATTGGATGCATCTTAATTTTTAGCGTATGCATTATATCATATAAAGAGAAATTAAGAAATCAAAAAGAATTAAGATTCAGTAACCAATAA
- a CDS encoding ABC transporter permease gives MENVQLKSRIDILLKYSKKDVGLSVLGIATIMVTFILSITLGKSFFSINNFQSMMFQISEFGFLALGMSIAMLTGGIDLSIVSNAGLSGVLAAFVMSGKIIPITDSNQMFIIILAIVVAITNSILCGLVNGVLIAKISVPPIIATLGTMILFNGIGMALTNGESVGLLVDDYWKFGTSTIGVIPYIFIIMVITMILINIFLSKHKLGKQIYLIGENKIASLFSGQNTERIIIRIYMIIGFLSGIASLIMISRVNSARMGFGDTYQLQAILVAVLAGYDPNGGKGKVLGVVLGITLLQFLQSAFTILNFTPYSKKLIWGSMLLIVMIINYFLNKERKPRKVAVKEVSKK, from the coding sequence ATGGAAAATGTTCAACTAAAAAGTAGAATAGATATACTTCTAAAATATTCAAAAAAAGATGTAGGATTAAGTGTTTTAGGAATTGCAACTATAATGGTTACCTTTATTTTAAGCATCACTTTAGGAAAATCATTTTTTTCAATTAACAACTTTCAATCTATGATGTTTCAAATAAGTGAATTCGGTTTTTTAGCTTTAGGAATGTCTATTGCTATGTTAACTGGTGGAATAGATTTATCAATAGTATCCAATGCTGGTCTTTCAGGTGTACTAGCAGCATTTGTAATGTCAGGTAAAATTATTCCCATTACAGATAGTAATCAAATGTTCATTATTATTTTAGCAATAGTAGTTGCAATTACCAATTCAATATTATGCGGTTTAGTTAATGGAGTGTTGATTGCCAAAATATCAGTACCTCCAATTATTGCAACATTAGGTACAATGATATTATTTAATGGCATAGGTATGGCACTGACTAATGGGGAAAGTGTAGGATTATTAGTTGATGATTATTGGAAATTTGGTACATCTACAATAGGGGTAATACCGTATATTTTTATTATAATGGTAATAACTATGATTCTAATAAACATTTTCCTGTCCAAACATAAATTAGGTAAGCAAATATATCTAATTGGAGAGAATAAAATTGCATCATTATTTTCAGGACAAAATACTGAAAGAATAATTATTAGAATATATATGATTATAGGTTTTTTATCAGGTATTGCATCATTAATTATGATTTCACGTGTAAATTCTGCTCGTATGGGATTTGGTGATACTTATCAATTACAGGCTATTCTAGTTGCTGTATTAGCTGGTTATGATCCAAATGGAGGTAAAGGAAAAGTACTAGGAGTAGTCTTAGGTATTACATTACTACAATTTCTACAAAGTGCTTTTACTATATTAAATTTCACTCCATATTCAAAGAAACTGATATGGGGTTCTATGTTACTTATTGTCATGATCATAAATTATTTTTTAAATAAAGAAAGAAAGCCTAGAAAAGTAGCTGTCAAAGAAGTTTCTAAAAAATAG